In Pseudomonas coleopterorum, the genomic window AGGGGAATCCCGCGTCGCAGGTTCCGCGGCTGTTCCTTGAGAACGGTCATGCCGCACCTCCCTTGGTTTGATAGGCCGGATGCCAGCGCAACCACACCCGTTCCAGCCCACGCGCCGCAAGATCGGCCAGTTTGCCGAGAATCGCATACAACACGATGGCCAGAACCACGACGTCGGTCTGCAGGAATTCACGCGCGTTCATGGCCAGGTAGCCAATGCCCGAGCTGGCGGAAATGGTTTCCGCCACGATCAGCGTCAGCCACATCAGACCAAGCGCGAAACGCACGCCAACCAGAATGGAAGGCAAGGCTCCGGGCAGAATCACCTGCCAGAACAGACGAAACCCGGACAGGCCATAGCTGCGAGCCATTTCCACCAACGCGGGGTCGGCGTTCTTGATGCCGTGGTAGGTGTTCAGGTAGATCGGGAACAACGTGCCCAAGGCCACCAGAAAGATCTTCGCCGACTCGTCGATACCGAACCACAGGATCACCAGCGGAATGAGCGCCAGGTGCGGGACGTTGCGGATCATCTGCACCGAGGTGTCGAGCAGGCGCTCGCCCCAGCGCGACAGGCCGCTGATCAGCCCCAATACCAGGCCGATGCCGCCACCGATGGCAAAGCCGATGCCGGCGCGCCAGCCACTGATGGCCAGATGCGTCCAGATCTCCCCGGACTTGAACAACGCCACACCCGCCTCGAACACTGCGCTGGGCGCCGGCAGG contains:
- the ssuC gene encoding aliphatic sulfonate ABC transporter permease SsuC, which encodes MSTSSKIIHRLAPWALPVGLLLIWQVAVSVGWLSTRILPAPSAVFEAGVALFKSGEIWTHLAISGWRAGIGFAIGGGIGLVLGLISGLSRWGERLLDTSVQMIRNVPHLALIPLVILWFGIDESAKIFLVALGTLFPIYLNTYHGIKNADPALVEMARSYGLSGFRLFWQVILPGALPSILVGVRFALGLMWLTLIVAETISASSGIGYLAMNAREFLQTDVVVLAIVLYAILGKLADLAARGLERVWLRWHPAYQTKGGAA